One Aquamicrobium sp. genomic region harbors:
- the tmk gene encoding dTMP kinase → MARGIFITFEGGEGAGKSTQIARLATSLREMGHEVVVTREPGGSPGAEAVRHVILSGAAEPFGPAMEAILFAAARADHIDQVIRPAVARGAIVLCDRFVDSSRVYQGVTGNLEPAFMQALETVTVAGMMPDLTVVLDLDPEEGMRRAAKRRGDEAADRFEKEALAIHRRRREAFLEIARAEPGRCVVIDAARAPAKVATAIVKAVHALIERRLETGARARWRPERNGQGQAGSGEGKPA, encoded by the coding sequence GGCATCTTCATCACTTTCGAGGGCGGCGAGGGCGCCGGCAAATCGACCCAGATCGCGCGGCTGGCAACGAGCCTGCGCGAGATGGGGCACGAGGTCGTCGTCACCCGCGAGCCGGGCGGCTCGCCCGGGGCCGAGGCGGTGCGCCACGTCATCCTCTCCGGCGCGGCCGAGCCGTTCGGCCCGGCGATGGAGGCGATCCTGTTCGCCGCCGCCCGTGCCGACCATATCGACCAGGTGATCCGCCCGGCCGTCGCGCGCGGCGCCATCGTGCTGTGCGACCGCTTCGTCGATTCGAGCCGCGTCTATCAGGGCGTCACCGGCAATCTCGAGCCCGCCTTCATGCAGGCGCTGGAGACGGTCACGGTCGCCGGCATGATGCCGGATCTCACCGTGGTGCTCGACCTCGACCCCGAGGAGGGGATGAGGCGCGCCGCCAAGCGGCGCGGCGACGAGGCCGCCGACCGCTTCGAGAAGGAGGCGCTGGCTATTCATCGCCGCCGCCGCGAGGCGTTCCTGGAGATTGCCCGGGCCGAGCCCGGCCGCTGCGTGGTGATCGACGCGGCCCGCGCTCCGGCGAAGGTCGCCACCGCCATCGTCAAGGCGGTGCATGCGCTGATCGAGCGGCGTCTTGAAACGGGCGCGCGGGCACGATGGCGGCCGGAGCGGAACGGGCAGGGGCAGGCCGGCAGCGGGGAGGGCAAGCCGGCATGA
- a CDS encoding DNA polymerase III subunit delta', protein MSFTRLAPEQFDTIPDIAEPAENPFLAGHDEAGAHVAAAYRAGRLHHALLLAGPSGIGKATFAFHLAEHLLRYPHAGEAPEGLAPRDPDLPLFRQIAQGAHPSVLHLTRPLNEKTKAFKSAVTVDEIRRIGRFLSMTSHDGSWRVVIVDPADDMNANAANALLKNLEEPPPRTQFVLIAHSPGGLLPTIRSRCHLVRLKPLETPALISVLERLEADVPETEAGRAALAARAGGSVREALLLTRYGGLDIAEAISRILGERAFPVAEAWRAAEAVGGRDATVQFSIFNQSALDSVSGWARHAGETGDLAGAARLSELWREMERLTVETETYNLDKRQHAMGLLRRMWQAAKA, encoded by the coding sequence ATGAGCTTCACCCGTCTCGCGCCCGAGCAGTTCGACACCATCCCCGACATCGCCGAGCCGGCCGAGAACCCGTTCCTCGCCGGGCATGACGAGGCGGGCGCGCATGTCGCCGCCGCCTATCGCGCCGGGCGGCTGCACCACGCGCTGCTGCTCGCCGGCCCGTCCGGCATCGGCAAGGCGACCTTCGCCTTCCACCTCGCCGAGCATCTTTTGCGCTATCCGCACGCCGGGGAAGCCCCGGAGGGCCTTGCCCCGCGCGACCCGGACTTGCCGCTGTTCCGCCAGATCGCGCAGGGCGCGCATCCCTCGGTGCTTCACCTGACGCGGCCGCTCAACGAGAAGACGAAGGCCTTCAAGTCGGCCGTCACCGTCGACGAGATCCGGCGCATCGGCCGCTTCCTGTCGATGACCTCGCATGACGGGAGCTGGCGCGTCGTCATCGTCGACCCGGCCGACGACATGAACGCCAACGCCGCCAACGCGCTGCTGAAGAATCTCGAGGAGCCGCCGCCGCGCACCCAGTTCGTGCTGATCGCCCATTCGCCGGGCGGGCTGCTGCCGACGATCCGCTCGCGCTGCCATCTGGTGCGGCTGAAGCCGCTGGAGACGCCGGCGCTGATTTCCGTGCTCGAGCGGCTGGAGGCCGACGTCCCGGAAACCGAGGCCGGGCGCGCTGCGCTGGCCGCGCGCGCCGGCGGAAGCGTGCGCGAGGCGCTGCTCCTGACGCGCTATGGCGGGCTGGACATCGCCGAGGCGATCTCGCGCATCCTCGGCGAGCGCGCCTTTCCCGTCGCCGAGGCGTGGCGGGCGGCGGAGGCCGTCGGCGGGCGCGATGCGACCGTGCAGTTCTCGATCTTCAACCAGTCGGCGCTGGACAGCGTTTCCGGCTGGGCCCGCCACGCCGGCGAGACCGGCGACCTTGCCGGCGCCGCGCGCCTGTCCGAGCTGTGGCGCGAGATGGAGCGACTGACCGTCGAGACAGAGACCTACAATCTCGACAAGCGCCAGCACGCCATGGGCCTGCTCAGGCGAATGTGGCAGGCGGCGAAGGCATAG
- the metG gene encoding methionine--tRNA ligase: MSAERYYITTAISYPNGKPHIGHAYELIATDALARFQRLDGKEVYFLTGTDEHGIKMHQTARKEGITPRELADRNAAEFQRMAVALNASNDDFIRTTEERHYRSSQAIWKAMEANGDIYKGGYAGWYSVRDEAYYGEEETELRDDGVRYGPQGTPVEWVEEESYFFRLSAYGDRLLALYEENPAFIGPAERRNEIVSFVRSGLKDLSVSRTTFDWGIPVPGDEKHVMYVWVDALTNYITGVGYPDENDPLWPFWPADLHVIGKDITRFHAIYWPAFLMSAGIALPKRVFGHGFVFNRGEKMSKSVGNVIDPFALVEHYGLDQVRYFLLREVPFGQDGNYSHEAIVNRTNADLANDLGNLAQRSLSMIAKNCGGVVPQNGELQAADLAILNQAEEALATAREAMKVQAIHTGLAAIFAVVAEANRYFAGQEPWALKKTDPARMETVLWVTAEAVRRVGILVQPYVPESAGKLLDLLAVPEDARSFAHVGDAHALTPGTPLPAPQGVFPRYVEQEAAS; this comes from the coding sequence ATGTCCGCCGAACGCTATTACATCACCACCGCCATTTCCTATCCGAACGGCAAGCCGCATATCGGCCACGCCTACGAGCTGATCGCCACCGACGCGCTGGCCCGCTTCCAGCGGCTCGATGGGAAAGAGGTTTATTTCCTGACCGGCACCGACGAGCACGGCATCAAGATGCACCAGACGGCGCGCAAGGAAGGCATCACCCCGCGCGAGCTGGCCGACCGCAACGCGGCCGAGTTCCAGCGCATGGCCGTGGCGCTCAACGCCTCGAACGACGATTTCATCCGCACCACCGAGGAGCGGCACTATCGCTCCAGCCAGGCGATCTGGAAGGCGATGGAAGCCAATGGCGACATCTACAAGGGCGGCTATGCGGGCTGGTACTCGGTGCGCGACGAAGCCTATTACGGCGAGGAGGAGACGGAACTCCGCGACGACGGCGTGCGCTACGGCCCGCAGGGCACCCCGGTCGAGTGGGTGGAGGAGGAAAGCTACTTCTTCCGCCTGTCCGCCTATGGCGACAGGCTGCTCGCGCTCTACGAGGAGAACCCCGCCTTCATCGGCCCGGCCGAGCGTCGCAACGAGATCGTCAGCTTCGTCAGGTCGGGCCTGAAGGACCTTTCCGTCTCGCGCACCACCTTCGACTGGGGCATTCCCGTCCCCGGCGATGAGAAGCATGTGATGTATGTCTGGGTCGACGCGCTCACCAACTACATCACCGGCGTCGGCTATCCCGACGAGAACGATCCGCTGTGGCCGTTCTGGCCGGCCGACCTTCACGTCATCGGCAAGGACATCACCCGCTTTCACGCCATCTACTGGCCGGCTTTCCTGATGTCGGCGGGCATCGCCCTGCCGAAGCGGGTGTTCGGCCACGGCTTCGTCTTCAACCGCGGCGAGAAAATGTCGAAGTCGGTCGGCAACGTCATCGACCCGTTCGCGCTGGTCGAGCATTACGGGCTCGACCAGGTGCGCTATTTCCTGTTGCGCGAAGTGCCCTTCGGCCAGGACGGCAACTATAGCCACGAGGCCATCGTCAACCGCACCAATGCCGACCTCGCCAACGATCTCGGCAACCTCGCCCAGCGATCGCTGTCGATGATCGCCAAGAACTGCGGCGGCGTCGTGCCGCAGAACGGCGAATTGCAGGCGGCCGACCTTGCCATCCTCAACCAGGCCGAGGAGGCGCTGGCGACCGCGCGCGAGGCGATGAAGGTGCAGGCCATCCACACCGGCCTTGCCGCCATCTTCGCCGTCGTCGCCGAGGCCAACCGCTACTTCGCCGGGCAGGAACCGTGGGCGCTGAAGAAGACCGACCCGGCGCGCATGGAGACCGTGCTTTGGGTGACGGCCGAGGCGGTGCGCCGCGTCGGCATCCTCGTCCAGCCCTATGTGCCGGAATCGGCCGGCAAGCTGCTCGATCTGCTCGCCGTGCCGGAGGACGCGCGCAGCTTCGCCCATGTCGGCGACGCGCACGCGCTGACACCCGGCACGCCGCTGCCGGCGCCGCAGGGCGTCTTCCCGCGCTATGTCGAGCAGGAAGCGGCGAGCTGA
- a CDS encoding TatD family hydrolase, translating into MLVDSHCHLDFPDFAEERDAIVARALAAGVGRMVTISTRVRRFADILAIAERYPEVYCSVGTHPHNADEELDVTADDLVRLAEHPKVVAIGEAGLDYFYDNAPREAQAAGLRTHIAAARITGLPLVIHARDADDDMAAILTEETQEGAFPFLLHCFSSGRALAETGIALGGYVSFSGILTFKRSEALRDIARDLPRERLLVETDAPYLAPQPWRGKRNEPSHVVETARVLAECAGVSPDEIARQTTENFFRLFARVPRDG; encoded by the coding sequence ATGCTGGTCGACAGCCACTGCCACCTCGACTTTCCCGATTTCGCGGAGGAGCGCGACGCCATCGTGGCGCGCGCGCTCGCCGCCGGCGTCGGCCGCATGGTGACGATCTCGACCCGGGTGCGCCGCTTCGCCGACATCCTGGCCATCGCCGAGCGCTACCCGGAAGTCTACTGCTCGGTCGGCACCCATCCGCACAATGCGGACGAGGAGCTCGACGTCACCGCCGACGATCTCGTGCGTCTTGCCGAACACCCGAAGGTGGTGGCGATCGGCGAGGCCGGCCTCGACTATTTCTACGACAACGCCCCGCGCGAAGCGCAGGCCGCCGGCCTGCGCACCCACATCGCGGCGGCGCGCATCACCGGTCTGCCGCTCGTCATCCATGCCCGCGACGCCGACGACGACATGGCGGCGATCCTCACCGAGGAGACGCAGGAAGGCGCGTTTCCCTTCCTGCTGCATTGCTTCTCCTCCGGCCGCGCGCTGGCCGAGACCGGCATCGCGCTCGGCGGCTACGTCTCCTTCTCCGGCATCCTGACCTTCAAGCGGTCCGAGGCCCTGCGCGACATCGCCCGTGACCTGCCGCGCGAGCGGCTGCTGGTCGAGACCGACGCGCCCTATCTCGCGCCGCAGCCATGGCGCGGCAAGCGCAACGAACCGTCCCACGTGGTGGAGACGGCGCGGGTGCTGGCCGAATGCGCTGGCGTCTCGCCGGACGAGATCGCGCGACAGACCACGGAAAACTTCTTCCGCCTGTTCGCCCGGGTGCCGCGCGATGGCTGA
- a CDS encoding MBL fold metallo-hydrolase gives MADRLRLIITGCGSSPGTPRINGDWGACDPENPKNRRRRAAAIVERIATNGGVTRVAIDTGPDFRDQMLDARVTHLDGVVYTHAHADHIHGIDDLRGYFLAQRRRIDVFADEATLTRLREGFGYCFETPPGSAYPPIAEAHEITHRAPFAIDGEGGPITFEPLPQIHGDTITLGFRIGPMAYCPDVSDFPAETAARLTGLDLLVIDALQYRPHPSHFSLAQALGQIADLGPKRAILTHMHIPLDYATVMAETPDHVEPAYDGLTVELPFGEAS, from the coding sequence ATGGCTGACCGGCTGCGCCTCATCATCACCGGCTGCGGCTCGTCGCCCGGCACGCCGCGCATCAATGGCGACTGGGGCGCTTGCGACCCGGAAAATCCGAAGAACCGCCGCCGCCGCGCCGCCGCCATCGTCGAGCGCATCGCGACGAATGGCGGGGTGACGCGCGTCGCCATCGACACCGGGCCGGATTTCCGCGACCAGATGCTTGACGCGCGCGTCACGCATCTCGACGGCGTCGTCTACACCCATGCCCATGCCGACCACATCCACGGCATCGACGATCTGCGCGGCTATTTCCTCGCCCAGCGCCGCCGCATCGACGTCTTCGCCGACGAGGCGACGCTGACAAGGCTGCGCGAGGGGTTCGGCTATTGCTTCGAGACCCCGCCGGGCAGCGCCTATCCGCCCATCGCCGAGGCGCACGAGATCACCCATCGCGCGCCGTTCGCAATAGACGGGGAGGGCGGCCCGATCACCTTCGAGCCGCTGCCGCAGATCCACGGCGACACGATCACCCTCGGCTTCCGCATCGGCCCCATGGCCTATTGCCCGGATGTCAGCGACTTTCCCGCCGAAACCGCTGCGCGCCTGACCGGCCTCGACCTCCTCGTCATCGACGCGCTGCAATACCGGCCGCATCCCAGCCATTTCTCGCTGGCGCAGGCGCTGGGGCAGATCGCCGATCTCGGCCCGAAGCGCGCGATCCTCACCCACATGCACATCCCGCTCGACTATGCCACGGTGATGGCCGAGACCCCAGACCACGTCGAGCCGGCCTATGACGGCTTGACCGTGGAGCTGCCGTTCGGGGAAGCATCGTAG
- a CDS encoding transposase, whose protein sequence is MTDDMMNLRALVEKSADADLLREMISFAAQKLMEMEVGAATAPPGARSRHGGPPSNGYRTGTGRGVGTVELRIPVGEGIRLPGFLERRAAEGADGRHPGASASSISTRSVDDLVKAMGMADLEESQVVGCARRSTQGEGLPRVADRGRLALPVDRRHLPEGPSCGRIVSVAVIIAVGVNSDGRREVLGMEIGTSEAEPWTEFLRNDAVACVA, encoded by the coding sequence ATGACCGACGACATGATGAACCTGCGTGCGCTCGTGGAGAAGAGCGCAGATGCCGATCTGCTGCGCGAGATGATCAGCTTTGCTGCCCAGAAGCTGATGGAGATGGAGGTGGGCGCGGCAACGGCGCCGCCTGGGGCGAGAAGTCGCCACGGCGGACCGCCCAGCAACGGTTATCGCACCGGGACTGGGAGAGGGGTCGGCACCGTCGAGCTGCGCATCCCAGTTGGAGAAGGGATCCGGCTTCCAGGCTTCCTGGAGCGACGCGCGGCCGAAGGCGCTGACGGCCGTCATCCAGGAGCTTCCGCGTCCAGCATCTCGACGCGGTCGGTCGACGACCTGGTCAAGGCCATGGGCATGGCTGATCTCGAAGAAAGTCAGGTCGTCGGCTGTGCGAGGAGATCGACGCAAGGTGAAGGCCTTCCTCGAGTGGCCGATCGAGGGCGACTGGCCCTACCTGTGGATCGACGCCACCTACCTGAAGGTCCGTCGTGCGGGCGGATCGTCTCCGTCGCCGTCATCATCGCCGTCGGCGTCAACTCCGACGGCCGACGCGAGGTGCTGGGCATGGAGATCGGCACCTCGGAGGCCGAGCCCTGGACCGAGTTCCTGCGCAATGACGCCGTGGCCTGCGTGGCGTGA
- a CDS encoding MarR family winged helix-turn-helix transcriptional regulator, with protein sequence MRAEELLSTVLDGELKELLVISYIVLGNNTVTGRYIEQRFDMPIHAWSALYAVKIFPGIRAKEIRLLLPRPQNTISRAVSLLESRGLLVQEVSASDGREKCLLTTPTGEALLTEMIDVSRRRQDEWLAPLSREERATFFNLARKIAEGPTLLNSSVMTTSVPR encoded by the coding sequence ATGCGGGCTGAAGAGCTGCTGAGCACGGTGCTCGACGGCGAGCTGAAGGAGCTGCTCGTCATCAGCTACATCGTCCTTGGCAACAACACCGTCACCGGCCGCTATATCGAACAACGCTTCGACATGCCGATCCATGCCTGGTCAGCACTTTACGCTGTGAAGATCTTCCCCGGGATCCGGGCCAAGGAAATTCGGCTTCTGCTGCCGCGTCCCCAAAATACCATCAGCCGCGCCGTGTCGCTTTTGGAGAGCCGCGGGCTGCTGGTACAAGAGGTTTCAGCCTCGGACGGGCGCGAGAAGTGCCTTCTCACCACGCCAACCGGCGAAGCGCTTCTCACCGAGATGATTGACGTGTCGCGGCGGCGTCAGGATGAATGGCTTGCTCCCCTGTCGCGGGAAGAGCGGGCCACCTTCTTCAATCTCGCACGCAAGATCGCGGAAGGGCCTACCCTTCTGAACTCGTCTGTCATGACTACAAGCGTCCCAAGGTGA
- a CDS encoding hydantoinase/oxoprolinase family protein: protein MIVLGVDVGGTFTDLILANLSEGTTTIHKTPSTPSNSSLGVVNGVKDICEIAGVEPSKIEAVFHGTTVGTNAMLVHGGAVTGMITNEGFRDIIHIGRHQRPQHYSIMQDLPWQSRPLIKRRHRKTVAGRLNAKGEELVALDEEAVAAAARELGADGVESVLVGFLFSYVNPAHEKRAAEIVREILPDAFVTTSADVSPQFREFERFTTAAMSAFIGPKVKRYIDDLRDELRALGVTGELRVMTSSGGLATPEMIAQRPATTLLSGLVAGVRGGAWVGQHAGTGKLVTLDIGGTSADIGIIRDGRLAEADARSASIADFPVMLPMIDIHTIGAGGGSIAHLDRGSAFRVGPQSAGADPGPAAYRRGGTVPTTTDANLVLGRLVADNFLGGRMSLDAEASTRVIGELAKQLGRTPEETSEGALTVLNSNMANAIRSRTVQKGIDPREFTLAGFGGAGPLHAAEVAAMLGMRNVLIPPHPGITSAVGLLTADLEYHALRTAFAVKGSLELDHLQDLFDDMEAELSEIFARDKVPGDRVRMLREADLRYVGQGYELKIDVPAGNLTDEAMDQVWRAFHDRHREEYGHSFEASPIEVVTVKVRGLGEVEKLAEPPVYNVQGEPNEVGSGRCTFRVNGELQSFNTPHIERTSLPVDRKFSGPAILLQTDTTTVVPPAWTYWADRHGNVRMTRNDQA from the coding sequence ATGATCGTTTTGGGTGTCGACGTCGGGGGAACCTTCACCGACTTGATCCTTGCTAATCTGAGTGAGGGGACGACGACCATCCACAAGACCCCGTCAACACCGTCCAATTCGTCACTGGGTGTCGTAAACGGGGTCAAAGACATCTGCGAGATCGCAGGCGTCGAGCCGTCCAAGATTGAAGCGGTGTTCCATGGCACCACCGTCGGCACAAACGCCATGCTGGTGCATGGCGGCGCCGTCACCGGGATGATCACCAACGAAGGTTTCCGCGACATCATCCACATCGGACGGCATCAGCGCCCGCAGCACTACTCGATCATGCAGGACCTGCCGTGGCAGAGCCGGCCGCTAATTAAGCGCCGTCATCGCAAGACGGTTGCGGGTCGCCTGAACGCCAAAGGCGAAGAGCTTGTTGCGCTCGACGAAGAGGCGGTGGCCGCCGCAGCGCGTGAACTGGGCGCGGATGGCGTCGAATCCGTTCTGGTCGGCTTCCTATTTTCCTATGTGAACCCTGCCCATGAAAAGCGCGCGGCTGAGATTGTGCGCGAAATCCTACCGGATGCCTTTGTCACCACATCGGCGGACGTTTCGCCGCAGTTTCGCGAATTCGAACGCTTCACGACTGCGGCGATGTCCGCTTTTATTGGGCCGAAGGTAAAGCGCTACATCGACGATCTGCGCGATGAGCTGCGGGCATTGGGCGTTACGGGCGAACTTCGCGTCATGACCTCCTCCGGTGGTCTTGCCACACCCGAGATGATCGCGCAGCGCCCGGCCACCACGCTGCTTTCGGGTCTAGTTGCGGGTGTGCGCGGCGGCGCCTGGGTTGGCCAGCATGCCGGCACGGGCAAGCTGGTGACGCTCGACATCGGTGGTACCAGTGCTGATATCGGCATCATCCGCGACGGCCGCCTGGCAGAAGCCGATGCGCGTAGTGCCAGCATCGCGGATTTCCCGGTGATGCTGCCGATGATCGACATTCATACGATCGGCGCCGGTGGCGGCTCCATCGCGCACCTGGACCGTGGCAGCGCCTTCCGTGTTGGGCCGCAGAGCGCGGGGGCTGATCCCGGTCCGGCCGCTTACAGGCGCGGCGGTACCGTTCCGACGACAACTGACGCCAATCTTGTGCTCGGACGTCTGGTCGCCGACAACTTCCTCGGCGGAAGGATGTCGCTCGACGCTGAAGCTTCCACGCGTGTCATTGGAGAACTTGCGAAGCAGCTCGGCCGTACGCCTGAAGAGACGTCCGAAGGCGCATTGACCGTCCTGAACAGCAACATGGCCAATGCAATCCGCTCGCGCACCGTTCAGAAGGGCATCGACCCACGCGAGTTCACGCTCGCCGGCTTCGGCGGCGCTGGACCGCTGCATGCGGCGGAAGTTGCGGCCATGCTTGGCATGCGCAACGTGCTGATCCCGCCCCATCCGGGCATTACCTCGGCAGTGGGCCTTTTGACGGCAGATCTCGAATACCACGCCCTGCGTACGGCCTTTGCGGTCAAGGGGTCGCTCGAACTCGACCACCTGCAGGACTTGTTTGACGACATGGAAGCCGAGCTCAGCGAGATATTCGCGCGCGACAAGGTCCCTGGCGACCGGGTGCGGATGCTGCGTGAAGCCGACCTTCGTTATGTCGGTCAAGGCTATGAGCTGAAGATCGACGTCCCAGCGGGCAATCTCACCGACGAAGCGATGGACCAGGTTTGGCGGGCTTTCCATGACCGTCACCGCGAGGAGTACGGTCATTCCTTCGAAGCAAGCCCGATCGAGGTCGTCACCGTGAAGGTGCGGGGGCTTGGCGAGGTCGAGAAGCTGGCGGAGCCGCCGGTCTACAACGTCCAGGGTGAACCGAACGAGGTGGGCTCCGGACGCTGCACGTTCCGCGTCAATGGCGAACTTCAAAGCTTCAACACGCCGCATATCGAGCGGACGTCCTTGCCGGTCGACCGCAAATTCAGCGGTCCTGCCATCCTTCTGCAAACCGATACGACAACGGTTGTTCCGCCGGCCTGGACCTATTGGGCAGACCGGCACGGCAATGTGCGCATGACGCGCAACGATCAGGCGTAA
- a CDS encoding hydantoinase B/oxoprolinase family protein: MQTRVDPFLAAVIHGALENIALEMGHKLMRMSYSSIIRESEDFGTALTDATGRQLCECTMSTPLQSGPIPGYISGILRELEKRGDKVKPGDVFMHNDPYGGASHGPDVGFAVPIFHKGELAGFSVTTAHHLDIGALTPGSCGIVDAVDTYAEGLQFKAVRVYEDGRKVEPVWQILRSNIRIADLVVGDMEAQVAAARIGADRYSALLDQYGVETVTGAYEDLLDYSERLMREAIASIPDGRYNAKTFIDGYLDSPDPTLKELPIEVTLTVSGSDIHVDLTGTAPQTTHKPINMPLVGTVDCAVWLTLRSIVLDSDVYGNIPQNSGLTRPITIFAPEGCLANPIFPAPVIARFCPGNAVADTVMKAIAPAVPQQVSAGIGNLRVMAFSGVSQGAPWVHMEIMEGAYGGRFGKDGMDAVDTLYANTRNNPIEDIESHLPLRVLSYELRENVAGPGASRGGIGSIRAFELLEDGAVSVEGDGQRFKPWGFQGGADGSPAKVELARASGGVEDLPSKIPYRQLSRGDRIIAYGPCGGGYGNPRERSPQAVLEDVLDGLIDAEAARSDYAVAINGKVVDEAATQALRGQ; this comes from the coding sequence ATGCAAACGCGCGTCGATCCGTTCCTTGCAGCAGTTATTCACGGTGCGCTGGAAAACATCGCACTCGAGATGGGCCACAAGCTCATGAGGATGAGCTATTCCAGCATCATCCGCGAAAGCGAAGATTTCGGCACCGCGTTGACCGACGCGACTGGCCGCCAGCTTTGCGAATGTACGATGAGCACGCCGCTCCAGTCGGGCCCGATTCCTGGCTATATCTCCGGCATCCTTCGGGAGCTGGAAAAGCGTGGCGACAAGGTGAAGCCGGGCGATGTGTTCATGCACAACGATCCCTACGGCGGCGCTTCGCATGGGCCGGATGTCGGCTTCGCTGTGCCGATCTTCCACAAGGGAGAACTCGCCGGCTTCTCCGTCACCACCGCGCACCATCTCGACATAGGTGCGCTTACGCCTGGCAGCTGTGGCATCGTCGATGCCGTGGACACCTATGCGGAAGGCCTCCAGTTCAAGGCCGTTCGCGTCTACGAGGACGGCCGCAAGGTGGAGCCTGTTTGGCAGATCCTGCGCAGCAACATTCGCATCGCAGATCTGGTTGTCGGCGATATGGAAGCGCAGGTTGCTGCCGCGCGGATCGGCGCCGATCGCTATTCGGCGCTGCTCGACCAGTATGGCGTCGAAACCGTCACCGGCGCTTACGAGGACCTTCTCGATTATTCCGAGCGCCTGATGCGGGAGGCCATCGCCAGCATTCCGGACGGCCGCTACAACGCCAAGACCTTCATCGACGGCTATCTCGACAGCCCCGACCCGACGCTCAAGGAGCTACCGATCGAGGTAACGCTGACGGTTTCGGGCTCCGACATTCACGTCGACCTGACCGGCACTGCACCGCAAACCACGCACAAGCCGATCAACATGCCGCTCGTTGGCACGGTGGACTGCGCGGTCTGGCTGACCCTGCGCTCGATTGTTCTGGACAGCGATGTTTATGGCAACATCCCGCAAAATAGCGGTCTGACGCGCCCGATCACGATTTTTGCGCCGGAAGGCTGCCTCGCCAATCCAATCTTCCCGGCTCCGGTGATCGCGCGCTTCTGCCCAGGCAACGCTGTGGCTGACACGGTGATGAAGGCGATTGCGCCAGCTGTGCCTCAACAGGTCAGCGCCGGCATCGGCAACCTTCGCGTCATGGCGTTCAGCGGCGTGTCGCAGGGCGCTCCTTGGGTTCACATGGAGATCATGGAAGGCGCTTACGGCGGTCGCTTCGGCAAGGACGGCATGGATGCGGTCGATACGCTTTACGCAAACACGCGCAACAATCCGATCGAGGACATCGAGTCTCACCTGCCGCTGCGCGTCCTGAGCTACGAGCTGCGCGAAAACGTTGCAGGTCCGGGCGCTTCGCGCGGTGGCATCGGGTCAATCCGCGCCTTCGAGCTTCTGGAAGATGGCGCTGTTTCGGTTGAAGGTGATGGGCAGCGCTTTAAGCCCTGGGGCTTCCAGGGCGGTGCGGATGGTTCGCCTGCGAAGGTCGAGCTGGCGCGTGCAAGCGGCGGCGTGGAGGATCTGCCGTCCAAGATCCCATACCGCCAGCTGTCGCGCGGCGACCGGATCATCGCTTATGGCCCTTGCGGCGGTGGCTATGGAAATCCGCGCGAACGCAGCCCGCAAGCTGTGCTCGAGGATGTAC